From one Salvelinus alpinus chromosome 14, SLU_Salpinus.1, whole genome shotgun sequence genomic stretch:
- the LOC139538565 gene encoding SLIT and NTRK-like protein 5, translated as MHLWIVIILLVATSVGIVEMFDNYGEICRRLCACEEKEGILTVSCESRGIVDLSEVSPVYFTTYNLLLTGNLLKRLSANDFVEYNGLTILHLGNNDISDIESGAFNGLQGLKRLHLNNNKIDALKKDFFVGLESLEYLQLDYNYITHVEPNAFSKLRHLDVLILNDNLISTLPTNIFQYVPLTHLDLRGNQLKLLPYSGVLEHMDSVVELQLEENPWNCSCELIALKAWLESISYTALVGDVVCEFPFRLHGRDLDEVSKPELCPRRAIAEYEMRPQAHQTTDAYFRTTPASVTASFPSSAILRSSSRPTKGPRQSGKLKSKPTSRIPSNKPQNYGQIVSYQTKSPVPLDCPTACTCNLQISDLGLNVNCQERKIEHISDLNPKPYNPKKMYLTGNYIPVVRRSDFIEATGLDLLHLGNNRIAHIHDRAFGDLTQLRRLYLNGNLIDRLTVDMFYGLESLQFLYLEYNVIREIVSNTFQHVPNIQLLFLNNNLLKTLPGEIFNGLKLARLNLRNNHLRNLPVSGVLDQLTSLVQVDLFENPWDCRCSIVEMKMWLEQLSTGTVVNNVICGSPKRLFGEDMRYIKTSNFCPNNSDILASLIPPSEETIPGSTITIETSLDDDTHINSVPLSVMILALLLMFIVSVFVAAGLFAAVKKRRQKTLNEQNNSMNACISSLNMEYGLYKKGSVPKVRTSAGHVYEYIPPPTEHTCKSTVYSPSQSKSVGGYRDFDELNGAFLNKHSDEEAGSNAISSEYSISTPEPLNKHSPLQDNHQYYYRDVEPDKPSSYSNALPCMHTAHSSNQYTSDFDIRHQYMHPERIQQTILYCTAPSTVYVEPNRSEYWELKAKLHIDPDYLEVLEKRTTFTQF; from the coding sequence ATGCATCTCTGGATTGTAATTATATTGTTGGTGGCTACATCGGTGGGCATCGTTGAAATGTTTGACAATTATGGAGAGATATGTCGAAGATTGTGTGCCTgtgaggagaaagaggggatacTGACAGTAAGCTGTGAAAGTAGAGGAATTGTCGATCTCTCTGAAGTTAGCCCTGTGTACTTCACAACGTATAATTTACTGCTCACAGGGAACCTTTTGAAAAGGCTCTCCGCCAATGACTTTGTTGAATACAATGGGCTTACAATATTGCATCTCGGCAACAATGACATATCCGACATTGAATCAGGAGCTTTTAATGGACTTCAGGGATTAAAAAGATTACATCTCAACAATAACAAAATCGATGCCTTGAAGAAAGATTTTTTTGTTGGCCTTGAAAGTCTGGAATATCTTCAACTAGACTACAATTACATCACCCATGTCGAGCCAAACGCCTTCAGCAAACTGCGTCATCTGGACGTCCTGATTTTAAATGACAACTTAATTTCTACTCTTCCCACTAACATTTTCCAATATGTCCCTTTGACTCACCTTGACCTGAGGGGGAATCAACTGAAACTGCTCCCATATTCGGGTGTTTTGGAACACATGGACAGTGTTGTGGAATTACAACTAGAGGAGAACCCATGGAACTGCTCTTGTGAGCTGATTGCTCTAAAGGCCTGGCTTGAGAGCATATCCTACACCGCTTTAGTGGGTGATGTGGTCTGTGAGTTTCCATTCCGGCTTCATGGGAGAGATCTTGATGAGGTCTCTAAACCAGAACTGTGTCCCAGGAGAGCTATTGCAGAGTATGAGATGCGTCCCCAAGCACATCAGACCACTGATGCATACTTTAGAACCACACCAGCCTCAGTCACAGCCTCATTCCCATCCTCTGCCATCTTACGGTCCTCGTCAAGGCCCACCAAGGGACCTCGCCAGTCAGGCAAACTAAAGTCAAAACCCACGTCTCGCATCCCCTCCAATAAACCGCAAAACTACGGTCAAATCGTTTCATATCAAACCAAATCCCCTGTGCCTTTGGACTGTCCTACTGCCTGTACTTGCAATCTCCAAATTTCAGACCTCGGTCTGAATGTCAACTGCCAAGAGAGAAAGATTGAGCACATCTCTGACTTAAATCCCAAACCCTACAATCCCAAAAAGATGTATCTCACAGGGAATTATATCCCTGTGGTGCGGAGATCAGATTTCATTGAAGCGACTGGATTAGATTTGCTTCACCTTGGCAACAATCGGATTGCTCACATCCATGACAGAGCCTTTGGGGATTTAACACAGTTACGCAGGCTGTACCTGAATGGGAATTTGATAGACCGCCTCACAGTCGATATGTTCTATGGATTGGAGAGCCTGCAGTTCTTATATTTAGAATACAATGTCATTAGAGAAATTGTGTCAAACACCTTTCAGCATGTCCCCAACATTCAGCTGCTCTTCCTGAATAATAACCTCTTGAAGACCTTACCCGGGGAAATCTTTAATGGGTTGAAATTGGCCAGACTAAATCTTCGCAATAATCACCTCCGCAATCTGCCTGTCAGTGGCGTGTTGGATCAGCTGACATCACTGGTGCAGGTAGACTTGTTCGAGAACCCCTGGGACTGCCGCTGTTCAATTGTGGAGATGAAGATGTGGCTGGAACAGCTCAGCACAGGCACGGTTGTAAACAATGTCATCTGTGGCTCCCCTAAAAGACTGTTTGGGGAGGATATGCGATACATTAAGACAAGTAATTTCTGTCCCAATAACTCCGATATCCTTGCCTCCTTGATCCCACCCTCTGAAGAAACCATTCCCGGCAGCACTATCACCATAGAAACATCATTAGATGACGACACACATATCAACAGTGTTCCTCTATCTGTTATGATCCTTGCCCTGCTCCTGATGTTCATTGTTTCAGTGTTTGTCGCTGCAGGACTGTTTGCGGCTGTGAAGAAGAGACGTCAAAAGACTCTAAATGAGCAGAATAACTCCATGAACGCGTGCATTAGTTCGTTGAACATGGAGTACGGTCTTTACAAAAAGGGATCCGTTCCAAAAGTCAGGACGTCTGCAGGGCATGTGTATGAGTacatcccccctcccacagaacACACATGCAAGAGTACCGTCTATAGCCCAAGCCAGAGCAAGTCAGTGGGTGGGTACAGAGACTTTGATGAGTTGAATGGGGCGTTTTTGAATAAGCACTCGGATGAAGAGGCGGGTAGTAACGCAATAAGCTCTGAATACAGTATTAGCACTCCAGAGCCACTCAACAAACATTCCCCCTTACAAGACAATCAtcagtattactacagagatgTAGAACCCGACAAGCCGTCATCTTACAGCAATGCTTTACCTTGCATGCATACTGCCCATTCATCAAATCAGTATACGTCCGACTTCGATATCAGACACCAATACATGCACCCAGAAAGAATACAACAGACAATATTATATTGCACAGCACCAAGTACTGTTTATGTTGAGCCTAACAGGAGCGAGTACTGGGAACTGAAAGCCAAGCTTCATATTGATCCCGACTACCTTGAAGTTCTTGAGAAACGTACAACGTTCACCCAGTTTTGA